A genomic segment from Ptychodera flava strain L36383 chromosome 19, AS_Pfla_20210202, whole genome shotgun sequence encodes:
- the LOC139118592 gene encoding mucin-5B-like yields the protein MEGNTSPTPAAALLLTTIAALTLFRGTQSQFCWTDWMDDEDTHIVDSALGDFEIVDQLRRTHFFCEDVIGIECRLATPPNTPYDQTGQVGLTCAVNPGFMCFHRNQTGSRCFNYEIRVSCPCNSTTTPQPSSRSTEVTVSDSTVTYSTSEAPASTTRPRTSESLTQPNEVSTSPLTRFSNLTAGHSVMETANEDITQPTTPSSTPTRARLLLTPSLLTRLARSEGGTTVMQPTASSSSLPTTSVQSHEHTPTRERIQTTELPTQPMMQPLTEGCQVAYILVGIFAATTILCAGISVYLCSQYAKAHLNLRYCICRHQGKEFGSSVVGHDIEKHETTEPPMEQEA from the exons ATGGAAGGCAACACGTCGCCGACCCCGGCTGCCGCGTTGCTACTGACAACCATCGCTGCCTTGACACTGTTTCGCGGAACGCAAAGTCAG TTCTGTTGGACTGATTGGATGGACGACGAAGACACCCACATTGTAGACTCGGCTTTGGGCGACTTCGAAATCGTCGACCAATTGCGAAGAACGCATTTTTTCTGCGAAGACGTGATTGGAATAGAGTGTCGGCTTGCAACCCCGCCAAACACCCCGTATGACCAAACGGGCCAAGTAGGACTAACGTGCGCTGTGAACCCTGGATTCATGTGTTTCCATAGGAATCAGACGGGCTCTAGGTGTTTTAACTACGAAATCAGAGTGTCTTGCCCCTGTAACAGTACTACGACTCCGCAACCGTCATCTCGATCAACAGAAGTCACCGTCAGTGACTCAACGGTGACCTATTCCACATCTGAGGCGCCCGCGTCGACAACCAGGCCTCGCACTTCGGAGTCACTTACACAGCCGAATGAGGTTTCGACGTCACCTCTTACGCGGTTTTCTAATTTGACCGCAGGCCATTCGGTAATGGAAACGGCGAATGAGGACATCACACAGCCGACAACACCGTCGTCGACACCAACACGGGCTCGGTTGCTGCTGACTCCCTCGCTGTTAACGCGGCTTGCGCGCTCCGAAGGCGGCACGACTGTAATGCAACCAACggcatcttcttcttctttgccCACAACTAGTGTACAGTCACACGAACACACACCGACGAGAGAGCGCATACAAACTACGGAGCTTCCAACACAGCCGATGATGCAGCCACTGACGGAAGGCTGCCAGGTCGCGTATATTCTGGTTGGCATTTTTGCAGCGACGACGATTCTCTGTGCCGGCATTTCGGTTTATCTCTGTTCTCAGTACGCCAAAGCTCATCTCAATCTGAGATATTGTATTTGCCGTCACCAGGGCAAAGAATTCGGGAGTTCTGTCGTCGGACACGATATCGAGAAACACGAGACAACG